The Cyclopterus lumpus isolate fCycLum1 chromosome 1, fCycLum1.pri, whole genome shotgun sequence sequence ACATTATGCTAACGTGTGTACAGCATTTCGATATGTGCGTTGTGGTGGTATGAAACCCAGATATCgatgttgtgtgtttctccttCTTAACAGTCCGCTTTTCAAACGGCAGCGTCAGAGATGCCGACAAACTGGATTTCACGATGTACAAGAACGCAGACGGGAAGAACCCCAGAAAAAAGAGACAGCGGATCATGGTTAGAAATACGACCCCCGTGCGGCTGTCAACCTCAGCaccgtacacacacgcacgcacacacacacacacacacacacacacacacacacacacacacacactgtgagcaTCTCTCATTGTTCCGCTGTGTCTAGGCCGCTGAATCCGACAGACTGGCCTACGTTGGAAATAACTTCGGAAATGGGTCCTTGAAATGCAACAACCTTTGCAAGTAGGTTATTTATCTGTTTGCGTGTGTGGCATTAGTGACCGCTGCGATGAGAAGTAACATGCGTGCTGTTCTGTTGCAGATACTACGTGGGCGTGCTAAACAGGCAGACAATGCAAATGGAGGTGCACGTGGCTCAGCTCTTCAACATGCAACCTATCATACCCggggaggacacggaggaccCAATGATCCAGGACCCTACCAAGACCTACAAAGACAAGGTGCCACGATCATGTCCAGCTGTTTCCTACAGTTGGGACTCAAATGAGAATTAACTCGGTGTTACGGTCTTAATCCTGTGGTTTTTTCCTCCATCCCTAAGGTTGAATCTTTGATCGAGGCGTTCGGCACCAACAAGCAGAAGAGAGCCCTTAACTCCCGCAGGCTGAATCTGGTGAGCAGCGAGACACTGCATCAAGCGGTGTCCAAGGCTGCCAACACTGTGATCAACCAGAAGGGCCTGGAAGGTAAGCAGCTCCGTGGAGTCATCTGTGGGGCCCACCTCCAAGAAAGGAGGTTGAGTTTAACTGGAATACCGTGCTCCACAAAGTCGTCTTCTGTTTGTCTATCAATATGTTTGTCATCATTTTGttcatctgtcttttttttccccctcagctCTCCAACAGGAAGTTGCTGAGACAGAGGCCCAGGAAGACCTGGCTCTCCACCTGCCCCCCTGCAATGCAGCCGCCGACAGACCTGAGAACGTCTACTTATTTGACGACAGTATCCTTCATTTATCTCGTTTTGTGTGTCAACGAGGACACGCGAGAACTGCAAATGGGTGGAAAAGATATCGTAGTGTGGGCGAATACTCGTTTTCTTTTCCTTAAATTATATCTGCAGTCCTGAGTCCGGTGGAGTTTGAGGCTTTGGAGCAGGCTGGCTCCAAGATGGCAACACTCACCtctgaggagatgaagaagatgagagATGACGGAGGGTAGGCCGACCAAGGGGCGCACGCTTCACaagacatttaatttgtttccttGCCTTctaattttgtcttttttttttgtcgattCAGGTCCTTGTGTGTGTTGAAGCACCTGGAGAACATGGCGACTGTGGGTGAAGCCAGAGACCGAGTGTCGCGCTGCGCCTTTTACCTGTCGATACTTCTCAAGCTGGCACGGCAGAAATACATCACCAACAAGtgtgagttgttgttgttgttgtttttgccttCGTCATGCCTTCTGGACGAGCGCAGGCTAACTGTGATTTTGTGTTTCCACGAACAGTTGGGCAGGATGAAGGCTGCCCTCGCATCATTCAGAGCAAACTGCTCAGGACCTTCACCGTGGAGACTTTCAACAACGGCAGGTAGGACGGAACCGTGGTTGGATTAAATCTGCAACTTCATATTTAATACATCGATATTGTGACATGGGACTAAATAGTGTCTGGTATTTTAGAATATTATTACGTGTGGTCCAGGTTTCAAAGGCTGCATCTCCGTGAAGTGACACTGACATACCAAGACTGTTCTATTATTTCCCGTTACCCACTTAATCTTTATATCCACATTATtgatgattatttattaaaaaaatctcatgtaaatgttttttcaaagCACTAGTCTTCAACCCTACAATATGGTCTCAATATTGAGACATTTGGTAACATTCTGttgtgatatttgattttcttcacATTGCCCAGCCCAATAGACCCCCATACCTAAATGTACAGCAGAAAAGGCATGTTAACAGCCtggtttttctatttttttttggggggggggggggggggaaataatcctctgaactttttttccctcctttcctttttcttcaggGTTCAGAACATAGTGTCGATGTCAATGCGTGCCAAATTAGCAGCGTACTCCCTCACCCTGCTGCTGCATATGAGTTACATGACTGCCGACCTCACGTTGCTGCACCGCGACCTGGGAATCACAGAGGCCAGGTCAGAATAGGAATGGGTCCCGTTTCTTTGTGTAAACAGCTTCTTCCGTTTGGATATTCCAAACGAGGTCTTATTCCACAAATGGAGCCCTGTGGGATACTCCGATACTAATCTGGTTTGAGGAGCATTCTTTGGACATAAATACAGTTACTATTAGTGGAATATACATTGTCCTCATACATGTGAACAGTTTAGGAATAAGGCCATGAACCAGAATATTTAGTTAATATAAGCGTAGCGTATTGCACAAGTGACAATAAGGAACACTTAATGGTGTTTACTCATTTGCATGTATTGATGTAGATAACGTAAGTCTTTCTGCTAATCATCACACATCAAGCTGTGAATTGTCCAATTCTTGTTGACAAATGATCATAAAACACTGTAGAAGAGAGGTGCATTTAAAGCTTGGTGTCTTCCTACAGGATGACGGAAATAGCAAAGTCAATGGGACTGACTCTAATGAAACTGGCCCGGGGGAAGGCCAACACGGATGGGCTGCAAGACACAAACCGGCAGGCCTCTCTGGTCCTTCCTCTGGTCAAATACAAAGTGTTCTCGGAGAGGCGGAAGCGGAAGAAAATGCTCTGAAATGTCACAAATGAGAACTGTTTATTAATGCGTTTTGTAGACAAATAAAGTGGTGAACGTTTGAGTTGTACATGATGCCGCTACTTATTGCTTACTGTGCAAGGTACAAAAAgagcggggggggagggggaagagaaatGAGCCGTGAGCACATTCTATAGATGATGAAAAAACAGGCACATTTGAAGAAAGCACATATTGCACACGTATATCTTTTTCCCACAAACAGTGATGCAAAAAAACCTGCAGACTCGCCAGAAAATGGCTCAGTGCAAGAAGCAGAAGCGGTTCTGCAAAAAgaggccttttttatttttcccataTACACCTCAAACTCTTTCCCTAGCTACAATCACTGgattagaaataataataataaatccaaCAAGGCACAGCTTTGTGTCAGAGCCGGCATCTCGGAAGCCCAAGACTCCTCGgatttataaaaaatgtgcGCTTCCCAACCAGCGAGTCCCAGAAGCCAACTTGACGGAACCAACCGAGTCTACAGCAGATCTGCACGTGAATATGAATATCTTGAACGTAAAAAGCAAGTTGACGCTCCGGTACGGAAAGCGGGGGTCTCAGATGTCTGCTGACGGCGATGCTTAACCGCTGCATCAGTCCACGTTTTGTTGGGTGCACTGGCCAATTGAtcaaaaaaaattacaaaagtCTTGATTTCAgatgtacaaaatgtaattgCCCCTTTTTTAGTGGTTAAACTGGGAGCAGCCTCTTCTTTGACCTCCAACAATCCTGTTCAGAAGGTCTTCTGAGGAAGGAGGTCGGTGCGCTCCAAATGTTCGCTCACACCCGGTTCAAAAGTGAGGAGCCGCTGGCCTCTTGTCGTGCGGACCGGTTCCTGAGCGCTCACAGGATGGAGCAGAACATGCTGCCGCTGTGGCAGCCGCTTTCCACAGTGGCGCTGATCCTGGTGGTCATGGAAATCCCCAGTCTGGAGTGATACTGGGACGAGGACAGGCCAGAAGGGGAGCTGGCCAGCGGACGAGGCGGCGGGTTTTCCAAAACCCAGGGAGGAGCCGAAGTACAGCTGCGAAATGCAAAAAGATGCAGTGAGAGGGAAATAAGATTTAGTTTCAGACAGAAAAAAATTCTACAATAATTAGTGAACTGTTAGTAATCagtttttaaatttatttatttgtaaataaatatgaaacattgtgtaacatttagCTTTTATTCACTGTAGAAATTCAGAATTGAATAATGattccccaaaacacacacaaaccggtGACTAATGGACGTACTGGCACTTTGAGCACTGGTCTTACAGGTGCTTCCTGTGCGTCTTCTGAGAACGCCTCTAAGAGTGAATTGACTGGTTATGAAGCTCCGTAAAGCCGAGGAGAACTCACCATTCTCACCACTAAGATGACGAGTGTTCTGTCTAGCTGCACGAGTACCAACAGTGACGCCACGGAGGGCCTGAATCTCCAGCTCTTCCTGTCGGTTGCCTAGTTACCTGTTATGCCTTAGAACACTGTTGTTGCGCAACACACAGCTCTCATTGCCAGGATCCATATGTAGCAGCGCCTTTTTGTTCCCCGGGTGGCCCTGGAACAAGAGATTGTCATGGACGACTCCTTTCACTGGACCGAGCACGGCTACGCCGCAGCCCTGTGCCGGTTGGACGCGGTTGCGCAACACCTAAAGACAGAATATGAGAAAACTATAAATATTTACAGAGGTGATGTGGATTTGTATTGTGTAGGAAAACATTAACCCGTGTTCAAGCCTCAGGTTGGTCTCACCTTGATGTCGCCGCTGCCCGACACCTGGACCCCGTAGCCGCGGTTCCCGATGACGTCGTTCTCCACGATCTGACCGCTGCCGCAGAAACTGACGCCGTGGCCGCTGTTTTTGTAGACGCCGTTGCCGCGGAGCTCCACCCGGCAGTCTTTCTCCACCGTGACGCCGGCGCGCCCGTTTCCAAGGACGCAGTTGGTAACCAGACGGGTCAGTTGGCTGCTCTGCAGCACGGCGACGCCGGTGCCGCGGTTGCTGTTCACGAGGTTGGCGAAGACGTTCAGGGGCTCGCTGCTCTTCACGTACAGACCCACCgctacggagagagagagagagagagagatgtaaagGAACATGAGACACAGGAAGTGAGCGGCACTTCTATTACTCAACGGTTCTGCCAGTACCTCCGTTGTAGCTCATGCAGTTGCTCTCCACCAGGGCCACGCTGATGGAGCGGCGGGCCGAGTGGCGCTCGTCCTCGCTGTCCAGATCGCTCTCCCATGCAAACAGTTCCCCCTCCTCATTCaggttctcctgcccctccctcccttctccctctgcGCCCCTTCTCTCTCCGCTGCCCGCCTCGCCGCCAACTCCCTCCTGTCCGGGCCAGTTCCCCTCACGGGCCTCCGCGTTCTCTGGGTCTTTCCTGCAGAACACCGCCAGCCCATACATACAGTTGTGGGTGATGTAGTTCCCCAGGAGCTGCGGGAGGCTGGACGACATCACCCACACGCCGCAGCCCTTGTTGCCTGATGAAAACCAAACGGAGAGGATAAATGAGCCGTTTTGCGTCCAGAGGGATGGACGCCGCTGTCGTGACCAGGGGATTACGCACAGTAGACGCGATTCCCCTCAATTAGTCCgcgtcctctctctcccaccacgACACCGTCGGAGTAGCCGTAACAGATGTGGTTGTTCCTCAGGATGGGGTCACCGCCTCTGCGGATGTCCACGCCCCCCCACTGGTTCTCTTTGATCACATTCTctgcaattaaaatgtatttatatatgtaagaAGAAGTACACGAGGTTCATGTTCCCAAATGGTGCTTTTCCTTTCTGTGAGTGGCGCAAAAAATGAAGAAGCCATGTGGCGTACTTTTTGTGGAAATGTTTATCACCTGTTATCATCCCTCTGCCGTTCTCGTTTATAGCGATCCCCGCCGCCTGGCCCTGGAAGATGTGGTTCCCACtaagagagaaaggggaggaaaCGAGCCCATAGAATCAACACCACCACACTTTCTCCCTCAAATGCTCGGCCATGTGTAGCAGCTGCACTGCAGCGGTCACAGTGGTCCTGAAATGATCACgacaagtttgacattttaagggAAATGGGTAGTAAGAACACAATGACATCCAATCGATGGTGGAAAGGCAGGGACTTCACGCTCCTGTGCAATTCAGACATCGAGTCCCCACCTACCTGACCACAGGATTCCCGCTGAAGAGGATGTACACGCCCGCTTCCTTGTTGTTATAGATCTGGTTGCTCCGGATTGAACCTTTTCCATTGCCAAGGACGACGACCCCCGAACGCAAACCGCTATGtattttgttgcactgtggagTGAAAGGCAGAATGATCATCAAATCTGTAGAACCAAGTTTAAGTTCCTTTCTCGCTCCACCGCAATACAAAGTGGAGCAGCAATTACCACAATGATGGGGTTGGCCCCCTTTCGGATGTCCAGCCCCGCCTCCCCATTCGAGTGGATGTTGTTTTCCGCGATGAGGCCCTGAGCGGAGAGGCGCAGGAACACGCCCGACGCCCGGCACTCGCACACCTCGTTTCTCAGCATCACCACCTGAAGGAGGTAGGAGAGGAGCTCAAGTATCACTTGGAACTAGAAACCGCTGCTTAATTAGTGATGATCATCTGAGCTACTTCCTGAACTTGATACTTTACTCAAAAGGTGTGCGTCTTTGATCAAATGAGGCTTAAATGTGTTGGGTTACAATCAAGAGACGCTCAATAAGACTGAAGAATGTTATTACTGGTATTTACTGTGGAGTTCTGGATGCAGCGGACAGCATAGTTCAGCCCACGGAAAACATTGCCCTCCAGCCGGGCTTGCCCATAATTAGACAAATGCACGCCGCCTTTCCCCTCCCGGAAGAGGCAACGTCTGAGGATGCAGCCGAGGGTGGAGGCCGCCAACATCTGAGCTTCTGGGTCCCTGTCGAGTTCCTGCTGGAAGGTGAGGGGCACGGGGTTCGCAGATGGCGGATCCGGGGAGGAGGCCAGTGGCAGGGAGCCATCGGGTTGAGGCTTGAGCAAATGGGACAGGCCATGATGGTCATAAGAGATTTTGTAATCcagagaaagtgtttttttgctgttgttggTTCCTCCTGCATCccggctctcctcctctccctcgctGCGGTCGCCATCACTCCAGCCATCTTCGATCATTGTGCCCTGACACAGCGCATCCACCCCAGTCCTCCTCTGCCAGTCTTCGATGTTCACATgctctttttttacattagcGCTGGGAGTTTGATGCCCGCCAGCGGAGTCCGTCTGAGGGCCTCTGGGAGGGCTATTGTTCCCAGACGCACCGCATGACGGGAACGTCCTGGCCAGAGCAGCCAAGTGTTTACAAGCCCAGTTCCTCTCCGACACCGGGGGACCCTCGATGGTCACGGAGGCCGTGTCACTTCCCGAGAAGTCGCAGCTGTCCAGCAGACTGAGGACGACGCCCAGCAAGTGTGCGGAG is a genomic window containing:
- the polr1e gene encoding DNA-directed RNA polymerase I subunit RPA49, with amino-acid sequence MAASCSLVCCEEESDSDKAVIVRFSNGSVRDADKLDFTMYKNADGKNPRKKRQRIMAAESDRLAYVGNNFGNGSLKCNNLCKYYVGVLNRQTMQMEVHVAQLFNMQPIIPGEDTEDPMIQDPTKTYKDKVESLIEAFGTNKQKRALNSRRLNLVSSETLHQAVSKAANTVINQKGLEALQQEVAETEAQEDLALHLPPCNAAADRPENVYLFDDILSPVEFEALEQAGSKMATLTSEEMKKMRDDGGSLCVLKHLENMATVGEARDRVSRCAFYLSILLKLARQKYITNKFGQDEGCPRIIQSKLLRTFTVETFNNGRVQNIVSMSMRAKLAAYSLTLLLHMSYMTADLTLLHRDLGITEARMTEIAKSMGLTLMKLARGKANTDGLQDTNRQASLVLPLVKYKVFSERRKRKKML
- the fbxo10 gene encoding F-box only protein 10, producing MEVGSLPVELWRVILAYLPLPDLGRCCQVCLAWRELILSLDNTRWRQLCLGCPECRHPNWPSQPHQEPPSWREALKQHALCTRTWTQNGPELQSSACLLFFRRRKDRRVWHVGPGCEFETLRGALGAVGPYDRVVLHPGVYEEQAEVALKVPVELVGMGQLGEVALLVCMEQQCPTARLCNLVFMPPWFSTVVYKTSWGHVQLDNCNFEGAQLQIRGPGTCQARFCSFSQGSSAHLLGVVLSLLDSCDFSGSDTASVTIEGPPVSERNWACKHLAALARTFPSCGASGNNSPPRGPQTDSAGGHQTPSANVKKEHVNIEDWQRRTGVDALCQGTMIEDGWSDGDRSEGEEESRDAGGTNNSKKTLSLDYKISYDHHGLSHLLKPQPDGSLPLASSPDPPSANPVPLTFQQELDRDPEAQMLAASTLGCILRRCLFREGKGGVHLSNYGQARLEGNVFRGLNYAVRCIQNSTVVMLRNEVCECRASGVFLRLSAQGLIAENNIHSNGEAGLDIRKGANPIIVCNKIHSGLRSGVVVLGNGKGSIRSNQIYNNKEAGVYILFSGNPVVSGNHIFQGQAAGIAINENGRGMITENVIKENQWGGVDIRRGGDPILRNNHICYGYSDGVVVGERGRGLIEGNRVYCNKGCGVWVMSSSLPQLLGNYITHNCMYGLAVFCRKDPENAEAREGNWPGQEGVGGEAGSGERRGAEGEGREGQENLNEEGELFAWESDLDSEDERHSARRSISVALVESNCMSYNGAVGLYVKSSEPLNVFANLVNSNRGTGVAVLQSSQLTRLVTNCVLGNGRAGVTVEKDCRVELRGNGVYKNSGHGVSFCGSGQIVENDVIGNRGYGVQVSGSGDIKVLRNRVQPAQGCGVAVLGPVKGVVHDNLLFQGHPGNKKALLHMDPGNESCVLRNNSVLRHNSCTSAPPWVLENPPPRPLASSPSGLSSSQYHSRLGISMTTRISATVESGCHSGSMFCSIL